A part of Bombus affinis isolate iyBomAffi1 chromosome 12, iyBomAffi1.2, whole genome shotgun sequence genomic DNA contains:
- the LOC126922559 gene encoding F-box/LRR-repeat protein 2 isoform X3: MKQSYMQLTWVFHDDEAQINKKLPKELLLRILSYLDVVSLCRCAQVSKAWNVLALDGSNWQRIDLFDFQRDVEGPVIENISRRCGGFLKQLSLRGCQSIGNNSMRTLAQSCTNIEELNLSQCKKISDTTCAALSSHCSKLQRLNLDSCPEITDISLKDLSNGCPLLTHINLSWCELLTDKGVEALARGCPELRSFLCKGCRQLTDRAVKCLARYCHNLEAINLHECRNITDDAVRELSERCPRLHYVCLSNCPNLTDASLVTLAEHCPLLSVLECVACTHFTDTGFQALAKNCRLLEKMDLEECVLITDITLVHLAMGCPGLEKLSLSHCELITDDGIRQLAISPCAAEHLAVLELDNCPLITDASLDHLLQACHNLKRIELYDCQLITRAGIRRLRAHLPNIKVHAYFAPVTPPPSAGASRQRYCRCCVIL; this comes from the exons ATGAAGCAGTCTTACATGCAG CTAACATGGGTGTTTCATGACGACGAGGCGCAGATTAATAAGAAACTGCCAAAAGAATTGCTGCTTAG AATTCTTTCGTATCTCGACGTGGTATCGCTATGCCGGTGCGCGCAAGTAAGCAAAGCCTGGAACGTGTTGGCGCTCGACGGATCCAATTGGCAAAGAATCGATCTCTTCGATTTCCAACGAGACGTGGAG GGACCAGttatagaaaatatatcgaGACGATGCGGAGGTTTCCTAAAGCAGCTGTCTCTCAGGGGATGCCAGAGCATCGGCAACAATTCGATGCGTACGTTGGCTCAGTCGTGTACCAATATAGAGGAACTGAATCTTAGCCAATGTAAAAAGATCTCAGACACTACCTGCGCCGCCCTAAGCAGCCACTGTTCGAAACTTCAACGACTAAACTTGGACTCGTGTCCCGAGATAACGGACATATCCCTGAAGGATCTCTCGAATGGTTGTCCGCTTCTCACTCACATCAATCTGTCCTGGTGTGAGTTACTTACCGACAAGGGAGTCGAAGCGTTGGCGAGAGGTTGTCCGGAACTCCGTAGCTTTCTATGCAAAGGCTGCCGACAGTTAACAGACAGGGCTGTCAAATGTCTCGCCCGCTACTGCCACAATTTGGAAGCGATCAATTTACACGAATGCAGG AATATAACGGATGACGCAGTCAGAGAACTCAGTGAACGATGTCCACGATTACACTATGTTTGCCTGTCGAATTGTCCTAATTTAACGGACGCGTCTTTGGTCACGCTGGCGGAACACTGTCCACTCCTTAGCGTGCTCGAATGCGTGGCTTGCACTCATTTCACCGACACGGGCTTTCAGGCTCTCGCCAAA AATTGCAGACTGCTAGAGAAGATGGACCTGGAAGAATGCGTTTTAATAACAGACATCACCCTCGTTCACCTGGCCATGGGCTGTCCAGGATTGGAGAAACTG AGTTTGTCTCACTGTGAATTGATCACCGACGATGGCATCCGACAGTTGGCCATTTCGCCGTGCGCAGCGGAACATCTGGCGGTGCTGGAATTGGACAATTGTCCCCTCATCACAGATGCTAGCCTCGATCATCTTCTACAGGCCTGCCACAATCTCAAGCGCATCGAGCTTTATGACTGTCAACTGATCACCAGAGCTGGCATACGTAGACTCAGA GCACATTTGCCGAACATTAAAGTCCACGCGTACTTCGCGCCAGTGACACCGCCGCCGAGCGCGGGAGCATCACGGCAGCGATACTGCCGATGCTGCGTCATTCTGTGA
- the LOC126922559 gene encoding F-box/LRR-repeat protein 2 isoform X1, with translation MIHSGRTRLEKKVSRVGVGGGGQVGQGVQAVEDSGASGQWWRQQHPSYHHHHHHHHQHHHHYHHQAGYYTSQSHTHNNPVTTMKQSYMQLTWVFHDDEAQINKKLPKELLLRILSYLDVVSLCRCAQVSKAWNVLALDGSNWQRIDLFDFQRDVEGPVIENISRRCGGFLKQLSLRGCQSIGNNSMRTLAQSCTNIEELNLSQCKKISDTTCAALSSHCSKLQRLNLDSCPEITDISLKDLSNGCPLLTHINLSWCELLTDKGVEALARGCPELRSFLCKGCRQLTDRAVKCLARYCHNLEAINLHECRNITDDAVRELSERCPRLHYVCLSNCPNLTDASLVTLAEHCPLLSVLECVACTHFTDTGFQALAKNCRLLEKMDLEECVLITDITLVHLAMGCPGLEKLSLSHCELITDDGIRQLAISPCAAEHLAVLELDNCPLITDASLDHLLQACHNLKRIELYDCQLITRAGIRRLRAHLPNIKVHAYFAPVTPPPSAGASRQRYCRCCVIL, from the exons ATGATACACTCCGGGCGCACCAGGCTCGAG AAAAAAGTAAGTCGCGTGGGCGTGGGAGGAGGGGGCCAGGTCGGGCAAGGGGTACAAGCGGTTGAGGATTCCGGTGCAAGCGGTCAATGGTGGAGGCAACAGCATCCATCGtatcaccatcatcatcatcatcatcaccaaCATCATCACCATTACCATCATCAGGCCGGTTATTATACGTCGCAATCGCACACTCACAACAACCCTGTAACGACCATGAAGCAGTCTTACATGCAG CTAACATGGGTGTTTCATGACGACGAGGCGCAGATTAATAAGAAACTGCCAAAAGAATTGCTGCTTAG AATTCTTTCGTATCTCGACGTGGTATCGCTATGCCGGTGCGCGCAAGTAAGCAAAGCCTGGAACGTGTTGGCGCTCGACGGATCCAATTGGCAAAGAATCGATCTCTTCGATTTCCAACGAGACGTGGAG GGACCAGttatagaaaatatatcgaGACGATGCGGAGGTTTCCTAAAGCAGCTGTCTCTCAGGGGATGCCAGAGCATCGGCAACAATTCGATGCGTACGTTGGCTCAGTCGTGTACCAATATAGAGGAACTGAATCTTAGCCAATGTAAAAAGATCTCAGACACTACCTGCGCCGCCCTAAGCAGCCACTGTTCGAAACTTCAACGACTAAACTTGGACTCGTGTCCCGAGATAACGGACATATCCCTGAAGGATCTCTCGAATGGTTGTCCGCTTCTCACTCACATCAATCTGTCCTGGTGTGAGTTACTTACCGACAAGGGAGTCGAAGCGTTGGCGAGAGGTTGTCCGGAACTCCGTAGCTTTCTATGCAAAGGCTGCCGACAGTTAACAGACAGGGCTGTCAAATGTCTCGCCCGCTACTGCCACAATTTGGAAGCGATCAATTTACACGAATGCAGG AATATAACGGATGACGCAGTCAGAGAACTCAGTGAACGATGTCCACGATTACACTATGTTTGCCTGTCGAATTGTCCTAATTTAACGGACGCGTCTTTGGTCACGCTGGCGGAACACTGTCCACTCCTTAGCGTGCTCGAATGCGTGGCTTGCACTCATTTCACCGACACGGGCTTTCAGGCTCTCGCCAAA AATTGCAGACTGCTAGAGAAGATGGACCTGGAAGAATGCGTTTTAATAACAGACATCACCCTCGTTCACCTGGCCATGGGCTGTCCAGGATTGGAGAAACTG AGTTTGTCTCACTGTGAATTGATCACCGACGATGGCATCCGACAGTTGGCCATTTCGCCGTGCGCAGCGGAACATCTGGCGGTGCTGGAATTGGACAATTGTCCCCTCATCACAGATGCTAGCCTCGATCATCTTCTACAGGCCTGCCACAATCTCAAGCGCATCGAGCTTTATGACTGTCAACTGATCACCAGAGCTGGCATACGTAGACTCAGA GCACATTTGCCGAACATTAAAGTCCACGCGTACTTCGCGCCAGTGACACCGCCGCCGAGCGCGGGAGCATCACGGCAGCGATACTGCCGATGCTGCGTCATTCTGTGA
- the LOC126922559 gene encoding F-box/LRR-repeat protein 2 isoform X2, with translation MIHSGRTRLELTWVFHDDEAQINKKLPKELLLRILSYLDVVSLCRCAQVSKAWNVLALDGSNWQRIDLFDFQRDVEGPVIENISRRCGGFLKQLSLRGCQSIGNNSMRTLAQSCTNIEELNLSQCKKISDTTCAALSSHCSKLQRLNLDSCPEITDISLKDLSNGCPLLTHINLSWCELLTDKGVEALARGCPELRSFLCKGCRQLTDRAVKCLARYCHNLEAINLHECRNITDDAVRELSERCPRLHYVCLSNCPNLTDASLVTLAEHCPLLSVLECVACTHFTDTGFQALAKNCRLLEKMDLEECVLITDITLVHLAMGCPGLEKLSLSHCELITDDGIRQLAISPCAAEHLAVLELDNCPLITDASLDHLLQACHNLKRIELYDCQLITRAGIRRLRAHLPNIKVHAYFAPVTPPPSAGASRQRYCRCCVIL, from the exons ATGATACACTCCGGGCGCACCAGGCTCGAG CTAACATGGGTGTTTCATGACGACGAGGCGCAGATTAATAAGAAACTGCCAAAAGAATTGCTGCTTAG AATTCTTTCGTATCTCGACGTGGTATCGCTATGCCGGTGCGCGCAAGTAAGCAAAGCCTGGAACGTGTTGGCGCTCGACGGATCCAATTGGCAAAGAATCGATCTCTTCGATTTCCAACGAGACGTGGAG GGACCAGttatagaaaatatatcgaGACGATGCGGAGGTTTCCTAAAGCAGCTGTCTCTCAGGGGATGCCAGAGCATCGGCAACAATTCGATGCGTACGTTGGCTCAGTCGTGTACCAATATAGAGGAACTGAATCTTAGCCAATGTAAAAAGATCTCAGACACTACCTGCGCCGCCCTAAGCAGCCACTGTTCGAAACTTCAACGACTAAACTTGGACTCGTGTCCCGAGATAACGGACATATCCCTGAAGGATCTCTCGAATGGTTGTCCGCTTCTCACTCACATCAATCTGTCCTGGTGTGAGTTACTTACCGACAAGGGAGTCGAAGCGTTGGCGAGAGGTTGTCCGGAACTCCGTAGCTTTCTATGCAAAGGCTGCCGACAGTTAACAGACAGGGCTGTCAAATGTCTCGCCCGCTACTGCCACAATTTGGAAGCGATCAATTTACACGAATGCAGG AATATAACGGATGACGCAGTCAGAGAACTCAGTGAACGATGTCCACGATTACACTATGTTTGCCTGTCGAATTGTCCTAATTTAACGGACGCGTCTTTGGTCACGCTGGCGGAACACTGTCCACTCCTTAGCGTGCTCGAATGCGTGGCTTGCACTCATTTCACCGACACGGGCTTTCAGGCTCTCGCCAAA AATTGCAGACTGCTAGAGAAGATGGACCTGGAAGAATGCGTTTTAATAACAGACATCACCCTCGTTCACCTGGCCATGGGCTGTCCAGGATTGGAGAAACTG AGTTTGTCTCACTGTGAATTGATCACCGACGATGGCATCCGACAGTTGGCCATTTCGCCGTGCGCAGCGGAACATCTGGCGGTGCTGGAATTGGACAATTGTCCCCTCATCACAGATGCTAGCCTCGATCATCTTCTACAGGCCTGCCACAATCTCAAGCGCATCGAGCTTTATGACTGTCAACTGATCACCAGAGCTGGCATACGTAGACTCAGA GCACATTTGCCGAACATTAAAGTCCACGCGTACTTCGCGCCAGTGACACCGCCGCCGAGCGCGGGAGCATCACGGCAGCGATACTGCCGATGCTGCGTCATTCTGTGA